The following are encoded together in the Desulfobotulus pelophilus genome:
- the rdgC gene encoding recombination-associated protein RdgC, which yields MALLSSSTALTRYRVEGNHENLSLESIRDRVHSNRFPEIEDPAALFTSGWTPFESHYLSDFSEKTIVFGNFILFCLRIDKKAIPSKILKKLVIMETQKRLQESGKDFLSKNEKKALKEDIEASLLLRIPATPSIYDFLWDMEAGEAYFFSSQKAASEEVETLFLKTFERQLIRIFPYTAVMFTKNITDTQKDAFTTLSPVRFSE from the coding sequence ATGGCCCTGCTTTCTTCATCCACAGCACTGACAAGGTATCGAGTAGAAGGAAACCATGAAAATCTTTCCCTTGAAAGCATAAGAGACAGAGTTCACAGCAACCGTTTTCCAGAAATAGAAGACCCTGCCGCTCTTTTTACCAGCGGATGGACTCCCTTTGAATCTCACTACTTATCTGATTTTTCAGAAAAAACAATTGTTTTTGGAAATTTTATTTTGTTTTGTCTGAGAATTGACAAAAAAGCTATTCCATCCAAAATATTAAAAAAACTGGTTATAATGGAAACACAGAAACGTCTTCAGGAATCAGGAAAAGATTTTTTATCCAAAAATGAAAAAAAAGCTCTCAAAGAAGACATAGAGGCCTCTCTTTTACTGAGAATTCCTGCCACCCCCAGCATCTATGATTTTTTATGGGACATGGAAGCGGGAGAGGCCTATTTTTTTTCCAGCCAGAAAGCCGCCAGTGAAGAGGTGGAAACCCTTTTCTTAAAAACCTTTGAACGTCAGCTTATCCGCATATTTCCGTACACAGCAGTCATGTTTACTAAAAATATAACGGATACCCAGAAAGATGCCTTTACCACCCTCAGCCCCGTACGTTTTTCGGAGTAA